The DNA region ACTGACGGGCGCGTATTTATTGCTATCCGCGCTTTTAAACAGCGGATTATTTAAGCGCCCGAGGTGTTCCAGTTCATAGGCACTTAACTGCTGGAAATCTTCCAGGGTATGGGCAAACAAGTCGGTGGGAATCGGCGGTTGTATGTCGGTGGATTGGGCCTGGATACTCTTGTTGCACACCGAGGGAAACTCATCCTTTTCATTGGTCATACCGCCATGTTGGCCGCCCATCCCCAAGCCGCAGGCCTTGCAGGTATTCTTGCTGTTGAGCGCTTTGGCAGAGTTAAGCAAGCCAATACGGGCGACAGTTTTGAGGGTATAGAGAACCTTCTTGGGGCCGCCGCCGACAATAGTGACTGGCTCGGCGGGAATAGGGGGCGTACTCATGGCGACATCATCCGGACAGGGGCTGTCCGGGCAGGGCCCGGCAGCAGGTGCATGCCATCAGGTTAGGCGTGGTATCGGTGGTTTGCAATACGTTAAATGGCGGCCTGCGGTTGTCAGCCCCGTTAATCTGTGATTCCATGAAACGCACGCGTGCCGCCGTTTGGCACTACCTCCCCCTTATAAAAACTGCAGGGAACCCACCCGGTGTCTGTACCCCATATCCTTATCCTTGAAGATGAGCCCTCGATTGCCGAAAGCCTGGTCTTTGTCCTGGAGTCCGAGAGTTTTACCACCCATTGGGAAACCCTGGCGTCCAGGGCCTTGGCGTACCTGCAGGCATCCCCCCAACGACAGCCTGTGGACTTGGTGGTGATGGATGTCGGCCTGCCGGACATGACCGGGTTTGAAGCCTGCAAACAGTTGCGTAGGTTTTCCGAGGTGCCGGTGATATTCCTGACCGCACGCGGCAGTGAGTTGGATAGGGTCGTGGGCCTGGAAATCGGCGCCGACGATTATGTGGTCAAGCCGTTCAGCCCGCGCGAATTAGCGGCCAGGGTCAAGGCGATCCTCAAACGCACCCGCCAGGTGGGGGCGACGCTGGCAAGTGCAGCAGCGGATGTGCAGGACGCTAGTGAATTTGTAATCGATACGGAACGCAAGACCATTCACTACCATCAACAGTTGCTGGGCCTGACACGCCTGGAGTTTTCCCTGCTACAGGCCATGGTGATGCAGCCGGGGCGTGTCTTCAGCCGCGAACAATTGCTCGATGCCCTGGGTATCAGTACCGATGCGGGTTATGACCGCAGTATTGACGGCCATATCAAGACCCTGCGCGCCAAATTGCGCGCGCTAAAGCCCGGTGCAGAACCGATCAAGACCCTGCGCGGCTTCGGTTATGCCTATCAACCGGATAACCTGCAATGACACTGAGTGCGCGCATTTTTATTGTTTATATCCTGTTTGTTGCAGCGTGCAGTTATTTTGTGTTGCGCACGGTGATGGAAGAAATTCGTCCCGGTGTGCGCCAATCCACCGAAGAAACCCTGGTGGATACGGCTAATTTACTGGCTGAATTTTTGCGCGAACCATTACTGCACCATCAATTGCAATCCGACGCTATTCAAAAAGTGCTTACCGCCTATGGCCAGCGCCAGCCCAATGCCCGTATCTGGGGCGTTAGCAAACAGGATGTCAGTCACCGTATCTATGTCACCGATAGCCGGGGCATTGTCTTATTGGATTCAAAACACCTGGCCGTTGGCCAGGATTATTCGCGCTGGAACGATGTGTATTTAACCCTGCAGGGAAAATACGGTGCGCGCTCCTCGCAGGAAATCGATGGTGATGAAAGCTCCAGCGTGATGTATGTAGCGGCGCCGATTCAGCATGAGGGCGAGATTATCGGTGTGGTGTCCGTCTCTAAACCCAATCGTACCCTGCAGCCTTATATTGATCGTACCCAGCGCCGTTTGGGATTGTTGGGCGCGGGCTTGATTGTACTGGGGCTGGTATCCGGTGCGCTGTTTTCCTGGTGGTTGAGCCGCGAGCTGCGCCGCTTGCGCGAATACGCCTTAGCTGTCAGCCAGGGGCAGCGGGCGCTATTGCCGATCAGTTTGATCAACAGCAGTGAACTGGGGCAATTAGCCCGGGCGTTGGAATCCATGCGTACCCAGCTGGAGGGCAAAGCCTATGTGGAACACTATGTGCAAACCTTGACCCACGAGCTGAAAAGCCCGCTCGCCGGTATTCGCGCTGCCGCGGAATTATTGCAGTCCCCCATGGGTGATGCGCGTCGACAACAATTTATTCATACCATCGACCGTGAAAGCCTGCGTTTGCAGCGCTTGATCGAGCGCCTGCTCAACCTGGCGATGGTAGAGCAACAGCAGGCTTTGCACGACCCCAAACCGCTCGCTGTTAAAGCCCTGATTGAGGAATTACTGGCATCGCGGGCAGCCTCTATTGCGCTGCAACAGATACAGGTCGATCTGTTGGGTGATGAGGATACTGTCATTGTCGGCGAGCAGTTTTTGGTGCATCAGGCTTTGCTCAACCTGCTCGATAATGCGCTCGACTTTACTCCGCCTGGCGCTTGTATCCGTTGGCAGTTGAGTCAGCAGCAGGGCGCTCAGGTTATCGCTATCAGCAATGAGGGCGAACCCATTCCCGAGTTTGCCCTGGCCCGTGTGACGGAACGTTTTTTCTCCCTGCCCAGACCCTCCAGTGGCAAAAAAAGCACCGGGCTGGGCTTGAGTTTTGTCCAGGAGGTCATGAAGCTGCATGGCGGGCAGCTCCTGGTCGAGAATTTGCCAGACGGTGTGCGCGTCTCGCTCAAATTCCCCACATAAATTCCACCATTTCCCCATGAAACGCCCACACAAGCGCGTGAAAATGCTCCCTGAATATCACCAGGGAGCCTGCTATGAAACATCCACTGCTTTATAAAACCCTCGCTATTGCACTATTGATGTTATTGCTGTTGATTCCGCTGGGGATGATCCGCAGCTCTATTGATGAGCGACAGCACTACAGCGAAACCGTTGCGCAGGAAATCGCGCGCAGCTCCAGCGATGCCCAGACCCTGACAGGGCCGGTTCTGGTGGTGCCCTACACCAAAA from Cellvibrio japonicus Ueda107 includes:
- the creC gene encoding two-component system sensor histidine kinase CreC, which gives rise to MTLSARIFIVYILFVAACSYFVLRTVMEEIRPGVRQSTEETLVDTANLLAEFLREPLLHHQLQSDAIQKVLTAYGQRQPNARIWGVSKQDVSHRIYVTDSRGIVLLDSKHLAVGQDYSRWNDVYLTLQGKYGARSSQEIDGDESSSVMYVAAPIQHEGEIIGVVSVSKPNRTLQPYIDRTQRRLGLLGAGLIVLGLVSGALFSWWLSRELRRLREYALAVSQGQRALLPISLINSSELGQLARALESMRTQLEGKAYVEHYVQTLTHELKSPLAGIRAAAELLQSPMGDARRQQFIHTIDRESLRLQRLIERLLNLAMVEQQQALHDPKPLAVKALIEELLASRAASIALQQIQVDLLGDEDTVIVGEQFLVHQALLNLLDNALDFTPPGACIRWQLSQQQGAQVIAISNEGEPIPEFALARVTERFFSLPRPSSGKKSTGLGLSFVQEVMKLHGGQLLVENLPDGVRVSLKFPT
- the creB gene encoding two-component system response regulator CreB, whose amino-acid sequence is MSVPHILILEDEPSIAESLVFVLESESFTTHWETLASRALAYLQASPQRQPVDLVVMDVGLPDMTGFEACKQLRRFSEVPVIFLTARGSELDRVVGLEIGADDYVVKPFSPRELAARVKAILKRTRQVGATLASAAADVQDASEFVIDTERKTIHYHQQLLGLTRLEFSLLQAMVMQPGRVFSREQLLDALGISTDAGYDRSIDGHIKTLRAKLRALKPGAEPIKTLRGFGYAYQPDNLQ